From Rutidosis leptorrhynchoides isolate AG116_Rl617_1_P2 chromosome 3, CSIRO_AGI_Rlap_v1, whole genome shotgun sequence, a single genomic window includes:
- the LOC139896124 gene encoding myosin-binding protein 7-like isoform X2: MEFESEPATVVKWCDCGCDCCTAKLDDSSAWLRTVKRKLDERDAEDALFIPGLSDRDVARVDIGNECAALREMVNSQQQTIQDLSIELDEERNAASSAANEAMSMILRLQSEKAEVQMEARQFKRFSEERMAHDQQEIMALEDCLYKREQTIEALTYEVHAYKHRMLSFGLTESEADGDNGGLKRNDSENGFEFPAYNYPPLKCNLIEHHASDRDLDDETVDVVKYPFDESPRDLKDIEERINQLEGSPRHSPVYEKVIIGNSPRKSSSYGSKEDLVSDMKKVDSVSEFGDDMSDRIYTVDSIHNLASFNSDPKANRGAYDDFKDNDIGGSEVKKLYARLHALEADRESMKQALMSMRTDKAQLVLLKEIAQHLYKDMSPPSSMPVKKPSVFQKFSFIVLFKWLASFLLWRKSTRRNIHLVCLLVMRA, encoded by the exons ATGGAATTTGAAAGTGAGCCGGCTACTGTAGTTAAATGGTGTGATTGTGGATGTGATTGTTGTACTGCTAAACTCGATGATTCCAGTGCCTGGCTTCGTACGGTGAAGCGAAAACTTGACGAACGAGATGCCGAAGACGCGTTGTTCATACCTGGTCTTTCAGATCGTGATGTTGCACGTGTCGATATTGGAAATGAATGCGCCGCGTTACGCGAGATGGTCAACAGTCAACAACAAACGATTCAAGATCTGTCGATTGAATTGGACGAAGAAAGAAACGCAGCTTCCTCAGCTGCTAATGAAGCTATGTCGATGATCTTGCGGTTACAGAGCGAGAAAGCTGAAGTTCAGATGGAAGCTCGACAGTTTAAGCGGTTTTCTGAAGAGAGGATGGCTCATGATCAGCAGGAGATTATGGCGTTGGAGGATTGTCTTTATAAGAGGGAACAGACTATTGAAGCGCTGACTTATGAAGTACATGCATATAAACACAGGATGTTGAGTTTTGGTCTTACTGAATCTGAAGCAGATGGAGATAACGGTGGATTAAAACGGAATGATAGTGAAAACGGATTTGAATTCCCTGCCTACAATTACCCTCCTTTGAAATGTAACTTGATTGAACATCATGCTTCTGATCGAGATCTTGATGATGAGACGGTTGATGTCGTGAAGTATCCTTTTGACGAATCCCCTCGTGATTTGAAAGATATAGAGGAAAGGATTAATCAGTTGGAGGGAAGTCCTAGGCACAGTCCAGTGTACGAGAAGGTCATTATTGGTAATTCACCACGAAAGTCATCATCTTATGGTAGTAAAGAAGATTTGGTCTCTGATATGAAGAAGGTAGATAGTGTATCAGAATTTGGAGATGACATGAGTGACAGGATATATACCGTTGACTCGATTCATAATCTGGCATCTTTTAATAGTGATCCTAAAGCTAATCGTGGTGCATATGATGATTTTAAGGATAATGATATTGGGGGTTCAGAGGTTAAGAAGTTGTACGCAAGGCTTCATGCATTGGAAGCAGATAGGGAATCAATGAAGCAGGCACTTATGTCCATGCGAACTGATAAAGCACAATTGGTATTGTTGAAGGAAATAGCTCAGCATTTGTATAAAGATATGTCGCCACCGAGCAGTATGCCTGTTAAGAAGCCGTCAGTTTTTCAGAAATTCTCGTTTATTGTGCTGTTCAAG TGGCTCGCTTCATTTCTGTTATGGAGAAAGAGTACACGTCGAA ATATACATTTGGTATGTCTGCTAGTAATGCGGGCTTAA
- the LOC139896124 gene encoding myosin-binding protein 7-like isoform X1, giving the protein MEFESEPATVVKWCDCGCDCCTAKLDDSSAWLRTVKRKLDERDAEDALFIPGLSDRDVARVDIGNECAALREMVNSQQQTIQDLSIELDEERNAASSAANEAMSMILRLQSEKAEVQMEARQFKRFSEERMAHDQQEIMALEDCLYKREQTIEALTYEVHAYKHRMLSFGLTESEADGDNGGLKRNDSENGFEFPAYNYPPLKCNLIEHHASDRDLDDETVDVVKYPFDESPRDLKDIEERINQLEGSPRHSPVYEKVIIGNSPRKSSSYGSKEDLVSDMKKVDSVSEFGDDMSDRIYTVDSIHNLASFNSDPKANRGAYDDFKDNDIGGSEVKKLYARLHALEADRESMKQALMSMRTDKAQLVLLKEIAQHLYKDMSPPSSMPVKKPSVFQKFSFIVLFKWLASFLLWRKSTRRSKYTFGMSASNAGLRMLVNKGPQVGQWRCLSRTRFLKY; this is encoded by the exons ATGGAATTTGAAAGTGAGCCGGCTACTGTAGTTAAATGGTGTGATTGTGGATGTGATTGTTGTACTGCTAAACTCGATGATTCCAGTGCCTGGCTTCGTACGGTGAAGCGAAAACTTGACGAACGAGATGCCGAAGACGCGTTGTTCATACCTGGTCTTTCAGATCGTGATGTTGCACGTGTCGATATTGGAAATGAATGCGCCGCGTTACGCGAGATGGTCAACAGTCAACAACAAACGATTCAAGATCTGTCGATTGAATTGGACGAAGAAAGAAACGCAGCTTCCTCAGCTGCTAATGAAGCTATGTCGATGATCTTGCGGTTACAGAGCGAGAAAGCTGAAGTTCAGATGGAAGCTCGACAGTTTAAGCGGTTTTCTGAAGAGAGGATGGCTCATGATCAGCAGGAGATTATGGCGTTGGAGGATTGTCTTTATAAGAGGGAACAGACTATTGAAGCGCTGACTTATGAAGTACATGCATATAAACACAGGATGTTGAGTTTTGGTCTTACTGAATCTGAAGCAGATGGAGATAACGGTGGATTAAAACGGAATGATAGTGAAAACGGATTTGAATTCCCTGCCTACAATTACCCTCCTTTGAAATGTAACTTGATTGAACATCATGCTTCTGATCGAGATCTTGATGATGAGACGGTTGATGTCGTGAAGTATCCTTTTGACGAATCCCCTCGTGATTTGAAAGATATAGAGGAAAGGATTAATCAGTTGGAGGGAAGTCCTAGGCACAGTCCAGTGTACGAGAAGGTCATTATTGGTAATTCACCACGAAAGTCATCATCTTATGGTAGTAAAGAAGATTTGGTCTCTGATATGAAGAAGGTAGATAGTGTATCAGAATTTGGAGATGACATGAGTGACAGGATATATACCGTTGACTCGATTCATAATCTGGCATCTTTTAATAGTGATCCTAAAGCTAATCGTGGTGCATATGATGATTTTAAGGATAATGATATTGGGGGTTCAGAGGTTAAGAAGTTGTACGCAAGGCTTCATGCATTGGAAGCAGATAGGGAATCAATGAAGCAGGCACTTATGTCCATGCGAACTGATAAAGCACAATTGGTATTGTTGAAGGAAATAGCTCAGCATTTGTATAAAGATATGTCGCCACCGAGCAGTATGCCTGTTAAGAAGCCGTCAGTTTTTCAGAAATTCTCGTTTATTGTGCTGTTCAAG TGGCTCGCTTCATTTCTGTTATGGAGAAAGAGTACACGTCGAAGCAA ATATACATTTGGTATGTCTGCTAGTAATGCGGGCTTAAGGATGCTGGTAAATAAGGGCCCACAGGTGGGGCAATGGAGGTGTCTTTCAAGAACCCGATTCTTGAAATATTGA
- the LOC139896124 gene encoding myosin-binding protein 7-like isoform X3: MEFESEPATVVKWCDCGCDCCTAKLDDSSAWLRTVKRKLDERDAEDALFIPGLSDRDVARVDIGNECAALREMVNSQQQTIQDLSIELDEERNAASSAANEAMSMILRLQSEKAEVQMEARQFKRFSEERMAHDQQEIMALEDCLYKREQTIEALTYEVHAYKHRMLSFGLTESEADGDNGGLKRNDSENGFEFPAYNYPPLKCNLIEHHASDRDLDDETVDVVKYPFDESPRDLKDIEERINQLEGSPRHSPVYEKVIIGNSPRKSSSYGSKEDLVSDMKKVDSVSEFGDDMSDRIYTVDSIHNLASFNSDPKANRGAYDDFKDNDIGGSEVKKLYARLHALEADRESMKQALMSMRTDKAQLVLLKEIAQHLYKDMSPPSSMPVKKPSVFQKFSFIVLFKIYIWYVC; the protein is encoded by the exons ATGGAATTTGAAAGTGAGCCGGCTACTGTAGTTAAATGGTGTGATTGTGGATGTGATTGTTGTACTGCTAAACTCGATGATTCCAGTGCCTGGCTTCGTACGGTGAAGCGAAAACTTGACGAACGAGATGCCGAAGACGCGTTGTTCATACCTGGTCTTTCAGATCGTGATGTTGCACGTGTCGATATTGGAAATGAATGCGCCGCGTTACGCGAGATGGTCAACAGTCAACAACAAACGATTCAAGATCTGTCGATTGAATTGGACGAAGAAAGAAACGCAGCTTCCTCAGCTGCTAATGAAGCTATGTCGATGATCTTGCGGTTACAGAGCGAGAAAGCTGAAGTTCAGATGGAAGCTCGACAGTTTAAGCGGTTTTCTGAAGAGAGGATGGCTCATGATCAGCAGGAGATTATGGCGTTGGAGGATTGTCTTTATAAGAGGGAACAGACTATTGAAGCGCTGACTTATGAAGTACATGCATATAAACACAGGATGTTGAGTTTTGGTCTTACTGAATCTGAAGCAGATGGAGATAACGGTGGATTAAAACGGAATGATAGTGAAAACGGATTTGAATTCCCTGCCTACAATTACCCTCCTTTGAAATGTAACTTGATTGAACATCATGCTTCTGATCGAGATCTTGATGATGAGACGGTTGATGTCGTGAAGTATCCTTTTGACGAATCCCCTCGTGATTTGAAAGATATAGAGGAAAGGATTAATCAGTTGGAGGGAAGTCCTAGGCACAGTCCAGTGTACGAGAAGGTCATTATTGGTAATTCACCACGAAAGTCATCATCTTATGGTAGTAAAGAAGATTTGGTCTCTGATATGAAGAAGGTAGATAGTGTATCAGAATTTGGAGATGACATGAGTGACAGGATATATACCGTTGACTCGATTCATAATCTGGCATCTTTTAATAGTGATCCTAAAGCTAATCGTGGTGCATATGATGATTTTAAGGATAATGATATTGGGGGTTCAGAGGTTAAGAAGTTGTACGCAAGGCTTCATGCATTGGAAGCAGATAGGGAATCAATGAAGCAGGCACTTATGTCCATGCGAACTGATAAAGCACAATTGGTATTGTTGAAGGAAATAGCTCAGCATTTGTATAAAGATATGTCGCCACCGAGCAGTATGCCTGTTAAGAAGCCGTCAGTTTTTCAGAAATTCTCGTTTATTGTGCTGTTCAAG ATATACATTTGGTATGTCTGCTAG